The following proteins come from a genomic window of Sphingobium cloacae:
- the mprF gene encoding bifunctional lysylphosphatidylglycerol flippase/synthetase MprF, whose protein sequence is MTDKTGAREREGGIVPALRHWIAARRTLLSLLAMLAVCALGLAALHALLAEVRLRDVRGAFHMIGSRRMAFALGLTAISYLALTFYDFVALRLVGRVLPWRTAALASFCSYTLSHNLGLSLLTGGSARYRIYAAAGLTGGEVARIVASASLTFWGGVFVMAGALMAFHPAAVALGGVTLSPALQRGAGIAILALAALALSGAGREGRAPTLFGLTFTLPSRSRALALLAVSCVDLAAASAALYILVPHVGLSLYPAFFLGYVLAIILALVSHVPGGLGIFEAVIVATLPDVDRPSLLAALIAYRIIYYLLPLLLGVIAIAGHEGHRWRRPMGRFLNGAQVAASGVAPVMLALLVAVGGMILLISGALPAIPARLHSVTHLLPLFLVEASHFAASIVGTLLILLASGLYRRLDAAFWMTRALLIAGALFSLVKGLDYEEAAILLLITALLQWTRGAFYRHTQFTAAVLTPAWLATMTVAVGLSIWIGFFAYKHVDYQTHLWWDFGPRGDASRFLRAALASGVLVVAAALWRLWRPAVPPRLMRRISAAPPQQALALADRTDAFLAMTGDKLFLASATGRAFLMYRIQGHSWIVMGDPVGDRTEWADLLWQLRETADRSQGRLLLYQLSLEALPLAVDLGLGIVKYGEEARVDLKRLTLDGPEARPLRYATRRAIREGASFEVVPAARLDGIMDDLQRISDGWLAQKGRREKRFSMGRFDPAYVARFDCAVVRREGRIVAFANIWATANRNELSVDLMRHDEVMPYGAMDFLFLRLMEWGRDRGFAWFTLGLAPLSGMEARRLSPLWVKAGAFLYRHGDGFYGFEGLRAYKDKFSPVWEPRFIAGPHGVGLLRSMIDLQKLVSGR, encoded by the coding sequence ATGACTGACAAGACCGGCGCTCGCGAAAGGGAAGGCGGCATTGTCCCGGCGTTGCGGCACTGGATCGCGGCGCGGCGCACCCTGTTGAGCCTGCTGGCGATGCTGGCGGTATGCGCGCTGGGGCTGGCGGCGCTTCATGCCCTGCTTGCCGAAGTGCGGCTGCGCGATGTCAGGGGCGCATTCCACATGATCGGCTCCCGGCGCATGGCGTTCGCGCTAGGGCTGACGGCGATCAGCTATCTCGCCCTCACCTTCTACGATTTCGTCGCGCTGCGCCTCGTCGGGCGTGTCCTGCCGTGGCGCACGGCGGCGCTGGCGTCCTTTTGCAGCTATACGCTGAGCCACAATCTGGGGCTGTCGCTGCTGACGGGGGGATCGGCGCGCTATCGCATCTATGCGGCGGCGGGCCTGACGGGAGGCGAAGTCGCCCGCATCGTCGCATCGGCCAGCCTCACCTTCTGGGGCGGGGTGTTCGTGATGGCGGGCGCGCTGATGGCCTTCCATCCCGCCGCCGTCGCGCTGGGCGGTGTCACCCTGTCCCCGGCGCTGCAACGGGGCGCGGGAATCGCGATACTGGCGCTTGCCGCACTTGCCCTGTCGGGCGCGGGACGGGAGGGGCGCGCGCCGACGCTGTTCGGCCTGACCTTCACCCTCCCCTCGCGAAGCCGGGCGCTGGCCCTGCTGGCGGTGTCCTGCGTCGACCTCGCCGCCGCCAGCGCCGCGCTCTACATCCTCGTGCCGCATGTGGGCCTCTCCCTCTATCCCGCCTTTTTCCTCGGCTATGTGCTGGCGATCATCCTGGCGCTGGTCAGCCATGTTCCAGGCGGGCTGGGCATATTCGAAGCCGTGATCGTCGCCACCCTGCCGGACGTGGACCGGCCCAGCCTGCTGGCCGCGCTGATCGCCTATCGCATCATCTACTATCTGCTGCCGCTGCTGCTGGGCGTCATCGCCATCGCCGGGCATGAAGGCCACCGCTGGCGGCGGCCGATGGGGCGTTTCCTGAACGGGGCGCAGGTCGCGGCCTCCGGCGTTGCGCCGGTCATGCTGGCGCTGCTGGTGGCGGTGGGCGGCATGATCCTGCTCATCTCCGGCGCCTTGCCCGCCATTCCCGCCCGCCTCCATTCGGTGACGCACCTCCTTCCCCTCTTCCTCGTGGAGGCGTCGCACTTCGCCGCCAGCATCGTCGGGACATTGCTGATCCTGCTGGCGTCGGGCCTGTACCGCAGGCTGGACGCGGCCTTCTGGATGACGCGCGCGCTGCTGATCGCGGGCGCGCTCTTCTCGCTGGTCAAGGGACTGGATTATGAGGAAGCGGCCATCCTGCTGCTCATCACCGCCCTTCTCCAATGGACGCGCGGCGCCTTCTACCGCCACACCCAATTCACCGCCGCCGTCCTGACGCCCGCATGGCTGGCGACGATGACCGTCGCGGTGGGGCTTTCGATCTGGATCGGCTTCTTCGCCTATAAGCATGTCGATTATCAGACCCATCTCTGGTGGGACTTCGGCCCGCGCGGCGATGCGTCGCGCTTCCTGCGCGCGGCTTTGGCGAGCGGCGTGCTGGTGGTCGCCGCCGCGCTGTGGCGGCTGTGGCGGCCCGCAGTGCCTCCGCGCCTGATGCGCCGCATTTCCGCCGCGCCGCCGCAACAGGCGCTGGCGCTGGCCGACCGCACCGACGCCTTCCTCGCGATGACGGGGGACAAGCTGTTCCTCGCCTCCGCCACGGGGCGGGCCTTCCTCATGTACCGGATTCAGGGTCATAGCTGGATCGTGATGGGCGATCCGGTGGGCGACCGGACGGAATGGGCCGACCTGCTCTGGCAATTGCGCGAGACGGCGGACAGGAGCCAGGGCCGCCTGCTCCTCTACCAGTTGAGCCTGGAGGCGCTGCCCCTCGCGGTCGATCTGGGCCTGGGCATCGTCAAATATGGGGAAGAGGCGCGGGTGGACCTGAAGCGCCTCACCCTCGACGGTCCGGAGGCCCGGCCCCTGCGCTATGCGACGAGGCGCGCGATCCGGGAAGGCGCCTCGTTCGAAGTGGTTCCCGCCGCCCGGCTGGACGGCATCATGGACGATCTCCAGCGGATTTCGGATGGCTGGCTGGCGCAAAAGGGACGCAGGGAAAAGCGGTTCAGCATGGGCCGGTTCGATCCCGCCTATGTCGCCCGTTTCGATTGCGCGGTGGTGCGGCGGGAAGGCCGGATCGTCGCTTTCGCGAATATCTGGGCGACCGCCAATCGCAACGAATTGTCGGTCGACCTGATGCGGCATGACGAAGTGATGCCCTATGGCGCGATGGACTTTCTGTTCCTGCGCCTGATGGAATGGGGCCGCGACCGGGGTTTTGCATGGTTCACGCTGGGGCTGGCGCCCTTGTCGGGGATGGAGGCGCGCCGCCTTTCCCCCTTGTGGGTGAAGGCGGGGGCCTTTCTCTATCGGCATGGCGACGGCTTCTACGGCTTCGAAGGGCTGCGCGCCTACAAGGACAAATTCTCTCCCGTCTGGGAACCGCGCTTCATCGCCGGGCCGCACGGGGTGGGCCTCCTGCGCTCCATGATCGATCTCCAGA
- a CDS encoding AcvB/VirJ family lysyl-phosphatidylglycerol hydrolase: protein MIGKRIRRAMIGIGALLLAAAFILTAMPPGMEPSRAAERRPAAASPPADLAYDFPAMGRIAIDRPRRAPRGIVLLLSDAHGWRQEEQALARRLADADMLVAGISTPAFLQRLGHASRCINPNYAIIDLARDLQHRLAVPLYRKPMIVGRGEGGALAYAALASGPDGSYASALSIGFSPSLPGWKPWCKSGSLKVRTRIAPHRRQWIFAPAGPLPSPWIVIRAALPRSMPGKALRSFIDRAGPARLIEAGDQEGAATDMLALGQLMPFLTPVPEAEAPPHGHPPLPAGLPITLVTDDAAPRTDLMAVLYSGDGGWVGLDKAVAGQLVRAGVPVAGMDSLSYFWSRRTPQGAAADLSAIIRGYSDRWQRPRVLLVGYSFGADVLPHIVAHLPAADRARVEKMALLGLSASADFQFHLASWLNLPSGDSYPTVPAIAQLRGVPMLCVKGQAETDSACPAIPRGLAQVVTVPGGHHFNRNASLLAGLILAGLVRHD from the coding sequence ATGATCGGCAAACGGATCAGGCGCGCGATGATCGGGATCGGGGCGCTGCTGCTGGCGGCGGCGTTCATCCTCACGGCCATGCCGCCGGGCATGGAGCCGTCGCGCGCCGCCGAGCGACGCCCTGCCGCCGCAAGCCCGCCCGCCGATCTCGCCTATGATTTCCCGGCCATGGGACGGATCGCGATCGATCGGCCGCGCCGCGCGCCGCGCGGCATCGTCCTCCTGCTGTCCGATGCCCATGGCTGGCGGCAGGAGGAACAGGCTCTCGCCCGCCGCCTCGCCGACGCCGACATGCTGGTGGCGGGCATATCCACCCCCGCCTTTCTCCAGAGGCTGGGCCACGCCAGCCGGTGCATCAATCCCAATTATGCGATCATCGACCTCGCCCGCGATCTTCAGCACCGCCTGGCCGTGCCGCTTTACAGGAAGCCCATGATCGTGGGACGCGGCGAGGGCGGGGCGCTGGCCTATGCGGCGCTGGCCTCGGGACCGGACGGCTCCTATGCCAGCGCGCTTTCCATCGGCTTTTCTCCCTCCCTGCCCGGATGGAAGCCATGGTGCAAATCAGGCAGTTTGAAAGTCCGGACGCGGATCGCCCCGCATCGCCGCCAGTGGATTTTCGCGCCTGCCGGACCGTTGCCCTCGCCATGGATCGTGATCCGCGCGGCGCTCCCCCGTTCCATGCCGGGAAAGGCCCTACGCTCTTTCATCGACCGGGCCGGACCGGCAAGACTGATCGAGGCAGGGGATCAGGAGGGTGCGGCGACCGACATGCTGGCGCTGGGGCAACTCATGCCTTTCCTGACGCCCGTGCCGGAAGCGGAAGCACCGCCCCACGGCCATCCCCCGCTTCCCGCCGGCCTGCCCATCACCCTGGTGACCGACGACGCCGCGCCCAGGACCGATCTGATGGCGGTCCTCTATTCGGGCGACGGCGGCTGGGTCGGGCTGGACAAGGCCGTGGCGGGACAGCTCGTGCGGGCGGGCGTGCCGGTGGCCGGCATGGACAGCCTGTCCTATTTCTGGAGCCGGCGCACACCGCAAGGGGCAGCGGCCGATCTTTCCGCCATCATCAGGGGCTATTCGGATCGCTGGCAGCGGCCCAGGGTGCTGCTGGTCGGCTACAGCTTCGGCGCGGACGTGCTGCCGCATATCGTCGCCCATCTTCCCGCCGCCGACCGGGCGCGGGTGGAGAAGATGGCGCTGCTGGGCCTCAGCGCCTCGGCGGATTTCCAGTTCCATCTCGCTTCCTGGCTCAACCTGCCCTCCGGGGACAGCTATCCGACCGTTCCCGCCATCGCGCAACTGCGCGGCGTGCCGATGCTCTGCGTGAAGGGACAAGCGGAAACGGACAGCGCCTGCCCCGCCATTCCCAGGGGGCTGGCGCAGGTCGTGACGGTGCCGGGCGGACATCATTTCAACCGCAACGCGTCCCTGCTGGCGGGCCTGATACTGGCCGGTCTCGTTCGTCATGACTGA
- a CDS encoding virulence factor: MIEDRGMKGLQAMRAGRIGRGSRGFRRLLAVLATGLILALLAIGTLWFAAPYSDGTDFEWRALRPFPSAQARAPVAAMFLSGDMGFRFGMSGQVATALGGHGLPVAGFASPMLFARRRTLAQVDRIVRNAIRIALDRNRASRIVLVGQSYGADIVATAAPRLPPDLRSRIAAIVLIVPARNVYFRADPLGFAYRGEPDARPMEAVRGIGWTPVLCIHGVEERDSLCPLLRGSAASILGLPGDHYLRHDDKALTAAVLGGLRAIVPGIEKTMKGGE, translated from the coding sequence ATGATCGAGGACAGGGGCATGAAAGGGTTGCAGGCCATGCGGGCAGGCCGCATCGGACGAGGTTCCCGCGGTTTCCGGCGGCTTCTCGCCGTGCTGGCGACCGGCCTTATCCTGGCCCTGCTGGCGATCGGGACCCTATGGTTCGCCGCCCCTTATTCCGATGGGACGGACTTTGAATGGCGGGCCTTGCGGCCTTTCCCTTCCGCGCAGGCGCGCGCGCCGGTGGCGGCGATGTTCCTTTCCGGCGACATGGGCTTTCGTTTCGGCATGAGCGGGCAGGTCGCCACGGCGCTGGGCGGGCACGGCCTCCCCGTGGCGGGTTTCGCCTCGCCCATGCTGTTCGCCCGCCGCCGCACGCTCGCGCAGGTGGACCGGATCGTCCGGAACGCGATCCGCATCGCGCTGGACCGCAACCGCGCTTCCCGCATCGTGCTGGTCGGGCAATCCTACGGCGCGGACATCGTGGCCACGGCCGCCCCCCGCCTGCCTCCCGACCTGCGGTCCAGGATCGCCGCCATCGTCCTGATCGTCCCGGCGCGCAACGTCTATTTCCGGGCCGACCCGCTGGGTTTCGCCTATCGCGGAGAGCCCGACGCCCGCCCGATGGAGGCGGTGCGCGGGATCGGCTGGACGCCCGTGCTCTGCATCCATGGCGTCGAGGAACGGGACAGCCTTTGCCCGCTGCTCAGGGGCAGCGCCGCCAGCATCCTCGGCCTGCCCGGCGACCATTATCTGCGGCATGACGACAAAGCGCTGACAGCAGCCGTGCTGGGCGGCCTGCGCGCCATCGTTCCCGGCATCGAAAAGACCATGAAGGGCGGGGAATGA
- a CDS encoding anti-sigma factor family protein: MDIEAYIDGELDLADRLAVEDHLSRNPGLAAQVMADFCNRSALQLLALRDPARRRPPSEKERRRAFWNRTGMGIAAVGLTAAAACAAWGMASPPPSYIELAAASHRAIQQRAGLAAYEPISDRTQTLLSASRIAIPRLPPDWRVFDVEMLHTSGLPALLLAVQTTEGRVFSILAIRERSSAPRDPDTVREGRQSVAYWRKGDFSYALTGEGEPDQIDATADDLADSWKT, from the coding sequence ATGGATATCGAAGCCTATATCGATGGCGAGCTCGATCTGGCGGACCGTCTGGCGGTGGAAGATCATCTTTCGCGCAATCCCGGCCTTGCCGCGCAGGTGATGGCGGATTTTTGCAACCGCAGCGCGCTGCAATTGCTCGCGCTCCGCGATCCCGCCCGCCGCCGCCCGCCGTCGGAAAAAGAACGTCGCCGGGCTTTCTGGAACCGGACGGGCATGGGCATCGCCGCCGTCGGCCTGACGGCGGCGGCGGCCTGCGCGGCATGGGGCATGGCATCCCCGCCGCCATCCTATATCGAGCTGGCCGCCGCATCGCACAGGGCCATCCAGCAACGCGCCGGTCTCGCGGCCTATGAGCCGATTTCCGATCGCACCCAAACGCTGCTTTCCGCTTCCCGCATCGCCATTCCAAGATTGCCGCCGGACTGGCGGGTGTTCGATGTGGAGATGCTCCATACGAGCGGCCTGCCCGCCTTGCTGCTGGCCGTGCAGACGACCGAAGGCCGCGTCTTTTCCATCCTCGCCATTCGCGAGCGTTCCTCCGCGCCGCGCGATCCCGATACGGTGCGGGAGGGCCGCCAGTCGGTCGCCTATTGGCGCAAGGGCGATTTTTCCTATGCGCTGACGGGGGAGGGCGAACCGGACCAGATCGACGCCACGGCGGACGATCTGGCGGATTCCTGGAAAACATGA
- a CDS encoding DedA family protein, producing the protein MTSIDEWIAGLLALITDNAALAGPVIGLLAFAESMIVIGMFVPAIALMMAMGGLIAAGFLDPLPVLFWAIVGSILGDWISYLLGRWIGPSAYRRWPLRHHRAAVARTRLFFRRYGFVSVFLGRFFGPVRATIPLVAGVMQMPGRSFQMANISSAVIWVPALLAPGYLAGASLPAEMLDGRLILGMVGILLFVPFLFAAIVGRLMLRRRSTGRRPPQVRSRPR; encoded by the coding sequence ATGACCTCCATCGACGAATGGATCGCCGGCCTGCTGGCGCTGATTACGGATAACGCGGCCTTGGCGGGACCGGTCATCGGCCTGCTGGCCTTCGCGGAATCGATGATCGTCATAGGGATGTTCGTGCCCGCCATCGCGTTGATGATGGCGATGGGCGGATTGATCGCGGCGGGATTCCTGGACCCGCTGCCCGTTTTGTTCTGGGCCATTGTCGGCTCCATCCTGGGCGACTGGATATCCTATCTTCTGGGCCGCTGGATCGGTCCTTCCGCCTATCGGCGCTGGCCATTGCGCCATCATCGCGCGGCCGTCGCCCGGACGCGCCTGTTCTTCCGGCGATACGGCTTCGTGTCCGTCTTCCTGGGCCGGTTCTTCGGACCGGTGCGGGCCACCATTCCGCTGGTGGCGGGCGTCATGCAGATGCCGGGACGCAGCTTTCAGATGGCCAATATATCCTCGGCCGTCATATGGGTTCCGGCCCTGCTGGCGCCGGGATACCTCGCGGGCGCGAGCCTGCCTGCGGAGATGCTCGACGGGCGGCTGATATTGGGGATGGTCGGGATATTGCTGTTCGTTCCCTTCCTCTTCGCCGCTATCGTGGGGCGTCTCATGCTCCGGCGGCGTTCGACGGGGCGCAGGCCGCCGCAGGTCCGGTCGCGGCCGCGATAA